From the Thermanaerothrix sp. genome, one window contains:
- a CDS encoding divergent polysaccharide deacetylase family protein, producing the protein MVRRFLWAALILLAAVFAGSRWRDGVELFDRLWDGETLEAPRDGAQEEREKALPDQHGQGPIKLPSDSDPGSGAVSADGIYVELPRASHGSRKAQKAERWLAIVVDDMGYDLKAARKLASLGLPMTWAIIPGAPHASEVAKVAESKGIPYLVHVPMMALSDRSLRGMVVAPGMGPEEIRERAKEAFDVLPGAVGVNNHRGSAATADRPAMEAFLGALKEQRPGWFFLDSRTNPKSVAFQVALEKGIKAFKNRYFIDAVPGGEERALISAVSGAYRSGGAIAIGHPRPGTIEVLSRLSAGDLSLPEGLELVRLTQVAGEGGGGKR; encoded by the coding sequence ATGGTTCGCCGGTTCTTATGGGCAGCTCTTATCCTCCTCGCGGCGGTCTTTGCCGGAAGCCGCTGGAGGGATGGGGTTGAGCTCTTTGACCGTCTGTGGGATGGGGAGACCCTTGAGGCGCCCAGGGACGGGGCCCAGGAAGAGCGAGAAAAGGCCCTTCCCGATCAACACGGGCAGGGCCCAATCAAGCTGCCTTCGGATTCCGATCCGGGGAGCGGGGCGGTATCGGCGGATGGGATCTACGTGGAGCTACCAAGAGCCTCCCATGGTTCCCGTAAGGCGCAGAAGGCCGAGCGGTGGCTCGCCATAGTGGTGGACGACATGGGGTACGACCTTAAGGCGGCCCGGAAACTGGCCTCTTTAGGGCTCCCCATGACTTGGGCTATAATACCCGGTGCCCCTCACGCGTCCGAGGTGGCTAAGGTTGCGGAGTCCAAGGGGATACCCTATCTGGTCCACGTGCCCATGATGGCTTTGTCGGACCGTAGCTTAAGGGGCATGGTGGTAGCTCCGGGCATGGGGCCGGAGGAGATAAGGGAAAGGGCCAAAGAAGCCTTTGATGTCCTGCCCGGCGCAGTGGGGGTCAACAACCACCGGGGTTCGGCGGCCACGGCGGATCGTCCCGCCATGGAGGCCTTCTTGGGGGCGCTCAAGGAGCAAAGGCCCGGTTGGTTCTTCCTGGACAGCAGGACCAACCCGAAATCCGTGGCCTTCCAGGTGGCTTTGGAGAAGGGGATTAAGGCGTTTAAGAACAGATACTTCATAGACGCGGTCCCGGGCGGCGAGGAGCGGGCTTTGATCTCCGCCGTGTCGGGGGCTTACAGGTCGGGCGGGGCGATAGCCATAGGGCACCCAAGGCCCGGCACCATAGAGGTCCTTTCCAGGCTTTCCGCTGGGGATCTGTCGTTGCCGGAAGGTCTTGAACTGGTGAGGCTTACCCAGGTGGCCGGGGAAGGGGGAGGAGGAAAGAGATGA